One stretch of Juglans microcarpa x Juglans regia isolate MS1-56 chromosome 3D, Jm3101_v1.0, whole genome shotgun sequence DNA includes these proteins:
- the LOC121256760 gene encoding E3 ubiquitin-protein ligase AIRP2-like has translation MWQKQSKRSCFKESLKTLEADIQHANTLANALPRDYCGDYIQLRLSYSPFAPFLLYLIEWMDYSCTDALPSYLGLLEILIYKVYVDGMPTMSSKERKATLREFYAVIYPSLRQLEGEFIELPDDTVTSHSTEVSTRKRGEGRRKLSDNDDLERDEECGICMENCTRMLLPGCGHAMCHSCFHDWNARSQSCPFCRGSLKQVDSKDLWVLISNNDVIDVISLAKENLRRFYLYMENLPLRMPDTHLVVYDYML, from the exons atgTGGCAGAAACAGTCCAAAAGATCTTGTTTCAAAGAATCTCTCAAAACTCTTGAAGCCGATATACAACATGCCAACACCCT GGCAAATGCTCTCCCAAGAGACTATTGTGGAGATTATATCCAGCTCAGATTGTCCTACAGCCCCTTTGCTCCCTTTCTTCTTTATTTGATCGAATGGATGGATTATAGTTGTACAGATGCCCTCCCCAGTTACTTAGGGCTTCTCGAGATACTAATATACAAG GTATATGTTGACGGAATGCCAACGATGTCctcaaaagaaaggaaagctaCTCTACGGGAGTTTTAtg CTGTGATATACCCATCTCTTAGGCAACTTGAAGGCGAGTTTATTGAATTGCCAGATGATACCGTGACAAGCCATTCCACAGAAGTTTCAACCAGAAAGAGGGGGGAAGGAAGGAGAAAGCTTTCTGATAATGATGATCTTGAGAGAGACGAAGAATGCGGGATATGCATGGAAAATTGCACAAGGATGTTATTGCCCGGCTGTGGGCATGCTATGTGCCACAGCTGCTTCCATGACTG GAATGCGCGGTCTCAGTCCTGCCCTTTTTGTCGCGGCAGCCTGAAGCAAGTTGACTCTAAAGATTTATGGGTTCTTATTAGCAACAATGATGTGATTGATGTCATTAGCCTTGCAAAGGAGAACTTGAGGCGTTTCTACCTTTATATGGAAAATCTGCCTCTTCGTATGCCTGACACTCATCTGGTCGTGTATGATTACATGCTCTGA